The Christiangramia forsetii KT0803 DNA segment CAGATCAGCTGCCTTTTTGTAAAACTCTGAATCTGCTTCATCAAGTCCGCCAACTCCCTGGATCACTTCAAAAATAACTGCAGCTACATCGCCTTTTTCAATTTCACTTTTTAAGGATTCCGCGTCATTAAAAGCTAGTTTTTTAACATTATGATTCAGATTAAATGGTGCTTTGATATTCTCATTGTCTGTGATAGAAACCACTCCGGAAGTCCTTCCGTGGAAAGCATTTTCAAAATAAATAACTCTCTCTTTTCCGGTTTCAAAAGAAGCCACTTTTAAGGCATTTTCATTCGCTTCGGCGCCGGAACTGCATAGAAAAAGGCTATAATCCTTTACCCCGGAAACTTTTTCAAGTTTATCTGCCAGAACTTGCTGTAATGGGTTTTTAATTGAATTTGAATAAAAGGCCAGTTTACTGACCTGATCCTGTATCGATTTCACATATTCCGGATGAGAATGACCAACTGAAATAACAGCATGACCACCGTAAAGATCAAGATATTTCTTCCCCGCCTGGTCAAAAACATAACAGCCTTCTCCTTTTACCGGCGTGATATCGTAGAGTGGATAAACGTCAAATAATTCCATATTTACTGATCTGAGATATTATTAATTTTTTTGAATGAGGCCTGAATTCCTTTGATAAGCGAAGAACTGAGTCCGTTATGTTCCATCTCATTCAGTCCTTCAATAGTACATCCTCGAGGTGTGGTCACTTTATCAATTTCTTCTTCGGGATGTTTGCCAGATTCAATTAAGAGACTCGCCGCACCCAGACAGGTTTGCATAGAGAGCTCCTGAGCGTCCTTCGCATCAAAACCTAGTTGAACTGCTCCCTGAGTAGTGGCACGTATCAAACGCATCCAGAATGCTACTCCACTGGCACAAATCACCGTTGCTGCCTGCATTTTATTTTCAGGAATAATGATACTGTTTCCAAGTCGGTTAAAAATAGCTTCAGCAATAGCGATCCTTTTTTGCCCAATTTCATTGCTGCATAAACAGGTCATTGATTTACCTACAGCAATCGCGGTATTGGGCATAGATCTGATAATAAAATGCTCTTCCCCCACAATACTTTCCATCCTCGGAATTTTAAATCCGGTTACTGTAGAGATCAAAACATGCTTATCGGTCAATTCTCCTTTAATTTCCTTAAGGATCTTCTCAAATTGAGTGGGTTGAACTGCAAAGATCAAAATATCTGAATTTCTTACAGCTTCCAGATTATCTGAAGTTACCGTTACCTTTGAATATTCGGAATAATCCTGAATATCCTCAACTTTTCTCTTGCTCAGATAAAGGGTGGTAAAAGCATTGCTAAAGATTAATCCCTTCGCAATGGAAATTCCCAAATTTCCGGCACCGATAATTGCTATTTTCATAATTCAATTTTTGTATATCATTGCAAACCTGCATTAAGCAGGCACGGCAACATCCTTATTGAAACTCTTAATTTTGAGACTGCTTCAGTCGCTGCACTCCTTCGCAGAGACTTGTTAACTTTACTTTTCAATTATTAAAATATCATTGCGAGCGAAGTGTAAACGGAGCGACGCAATCTCATGATTGAAACTACTCAACCTGAGACTACTTCGCTACACTGCGTTTCGCTCGCAGAGACCCTCTAGAATGAATTTTTCTTCATTTTTTTTCACTCTTCACTTTCCTCTTTTTACTTTTCACTCCTCACTCTTCACTTTTCACTCTTAAAAATAACCCGCTTTTAAATTCAAGCCCATTTTCTCTTCCAGCCCGAACATCAAATTCATGTTCTGTACGGCCTGCCCCGAGGCGCCTTTCAGTAAATTGTCGATCACGCTAGTGATCAATAATTTGTTACCGAACTTCTGTAACCTCAACAAACATTTATTGGTATTTACCACCTGTTTCAAATGCAATTCTTCGTCGGTTAAAAAAGTAAATGCCGCATCCTTATAGAATTCGCTATAAAGCTTTTTTGCATCCTCAAGTTCTCCCGAAAATTTGGTATAAGCGGTAGCATGGATCCCTCTGGAGAAATTTCCCCTATTTGGAATAAAATTGATTTCTGATGTATGATCTGATTGCAGTTGCTTAAAACTCTGACCAATTTCCTGTAAATGCTGATGCTCAAAAGATTTATAGGCTGAAAAATTGTTATCCCTCCAGGTAAAATGTGTGGTTGCTGAAAGTGAAGTTCCTGCCCCGGTTGCCCCGGTAACCGCATTTACATGAACATCATCATTCAACAATCCATTTTTAGCCAAAGGAAGAACCGCGAAAGTGATCGCGGTGGCAAAACAACCAGGATTTGCGATAAAATTTGCATTTTTGATCTCTTCCTGGTTCAGTTCTGGCATTCCGTAAACAAAGGAATGATCATTAGCTTTCATCCTGAAATCGGTGCTGAGATCTACAATTTTCGTCTTTTCTGAAAACTTATTTTCCGAAAGGAACCTTTTCGAATTCCCATGTCCCAGACAAAGAAAAACAACATCCGCTTCTTTGTTGATCTTACTGGTAAACTCAATTTCAGTATCTCCAATAAGATCCTGGTGAATACTATACAGCGATTTCCCAAGTTGAGAAGTACTGTAAACAAAATTCAGGTTTACTTCCGGGTGATGTAACAAGATCCTGATCAATTCTCCGGCGGTATACCCTGCGCCTCCTATAATTCCTGCTTCTATCATGAATCCTGATTTACATGTTGATAGATCTTTCCTGAGTTGGAAAGTATTTTGATAAATCCTTTCGCATCATCTGCGGTCCAGGCTTTGTTCTCCTCTCCATAATTTCCGAAGTTGCTGTTCATCAAATCATTTGGAGAACTAATTCCATCCAATGAGAAATGATAAGGTTTAAGTGTTACAAATACATCCCCGGTCACTTTGTCTTGTGAACTCTGTAACTGAGCTTCAAAATCACGCATTACAGGGTCCAGATAAAGGCCTTCGTGCAAATGCATCCCGTACCAGGTAGAAGTATAATCCTTATGCTGCAGCTGCCATTTACTTAGCGTATGCTTTTCAAGAAGATGGTGTGCTTTAATGGTGATCAAGGCGGCCGCAGCTTCAAATCCAACCCTACCTTTAATTCCTATAATGGTATCCCCTACGTGAATATCCCTTCCAATGGCATATTTTGAAGCAATATTTTCAAAAATTTCTATATTTTTTTCTGGAGCATTTTCTTTTCCCTCAATCGCGGTAAGTTCTCCTTTAGTAAAACTTAATTTGAGCTGCTTAGGTTCTTTATCTTTTAGCTGAGAAGGATAAGCTTCTTCCGGCAATGCTTTTTCTGAAGTCAGTGTTTCGGCTCCCCCAACGCTGGTGCCCCAAAGTCCTTTATTTACTGAATATTTCGCCTTGTCCCAATTCATCTGCACACCTTTACTTTTAAGATATTCAATTTCTTCCTGTCTGGTGAGTTGCTTATCCCTAATTGGAGTTATTATTTCAATTTCAGGTGCGATGATCTGGAAAATCATGTCAAATCTCACCTGGTCATTTCCTGCACCGGTACTCCCGTGAGCTATATAACCTGCTCCAATCTTTTTAGCATAATTCACGATCTCTATCGCCTGGATAATCCTTTCTGCACTAACCGATAATGGATAGGTATCATTTTTCAGCACATTTCCGAAGATCAGGTATTTCACTACCTTCTGATAAAAAGAAGTGACCGCATCGATATTCTTATAACTGGTTGCTCCGATCTTTTTTGCATTTTCACCGATATTTTTAATTTCTTCTTCTGAAAATCCTCCGGTGTTTACACTGACCGCATGAACTTCAAATTTCTCTTCTTCAGATAAATATTTTGCGCAATAGGAGGTGTCCAATCCTCCGCTATATGCTATAACTACTTTTTTCATTTTTATATTTTTTTGCCACGAATGCACTAATAACTTTTATTTTTACTCAGTGGTCACTTTTCCTTTTTATAAAAAAGCGTTTGCTTAATGTGTTTTAACCTTTTAAAAGCCTTGTCATTAAAACTACTTTTTGGCTTTCTCTCCTTTTTAGTTTCTTTCTTCTTATCGGGATCGTACAACATACCTGTACAAAGGCACATTTTACGTTCAGTCCTGGTAAGAATATCATAATTCTTACAGCCCTGACAACCCTTCCAGAATGTTTCGTCATCGGTCAGTTCTGAAAAAGTCACCGGTTGATAACCCAATTCATAATTGATCTTCATCACGGCTAAACCGGTAGTGATACCAAAGATTTTCGAGCCCGGATATTTAGTTCTGGAATGTTCAAAAATCACTTCTTTAATTTCTTTAGCAAGCCCATGATTTCTATAATCAGGATGCACTATAAGTCCGGAATTTGCCACATATTTTTCATGACTCCAGGTTTCTATATAACAGAAACCGGCGAATTTCTCGCCTTCCAGAGCGATCACAGCATTTCCTTTCTCCATCTTATCAATGATATATTCAGGAGTTCTTCGGGCAATACCTGTCCCACGGACTTTAGCCGATTCTTCTATAGTGTTACAAATAATCTCTGCATAAAAAGCATGAGATTTGTTAGCAATGAGAATTTTCATCTGCTAAAAATTTATGTTGAATTAAATTATTTTGATTTGGGTTTTCGAGAGCAGAACCGGACTCACCTAAGTTCTATAGATATATAGACACACTTACGTGCGACGGGGGAAACGGCGGCGCATAGGAGCGATATCAGAAGAGGTTCTGATAATAATTTTATATGCTATGCTATTTAAGTAATTCAAAATGGGAAAATCAAATAATATTAAAAGGAAAAGGGTTTCTGGGTCACTGCCTAGAAGCGGCGGGGCCTAAAATTGAAACGGGGTAATATTATTTGTTTTATCGAAAACATATTCCAAATGTACATAATTTTTTAATTTACAAGCGTTTACTAGATTAAAAATTGAAATAAGTTTGGATTATCATTTAAATATTCTCCGTAAAAGTTTTTCTTTTTCATTCGCTCTACCAGCGGATTAAAATCATTTGGATCTTTTAATTCGATCCCAACTACTGCCGGACCATTTTCTCTATGGTGCTTCTTGGAATATTCAAAATGGGTGATATCATCATTCGGACCCAAAACTTTAGCCACAAATTCTTTTAAAGCGCCTGCTCTTTGTGGAAAAGTGATTATAAAATAATGTTTCAATCCTGCATAAAGCAGCGCTCTTTCTTTTATTTCAGCAGTCCTTGTTATATCGTTATTACTTCCGCTTACGATGCACACTACATTTTTTCCTTTGATCTCTTCAGCATAGAAGTCTAAGGCGCAAATAGACATTGCTCCAGCCGGTTCCACTACGATCGCATCCTGGTTATAAAGATCCAGAATGGTCTGGCAGATCTTGCCTTCAGGCACCGTGATCATTTCATCCAGATTTTCTCTACAAATAGCAAAATTACGAGCCCCGACTTTTTGAACTGAAGCGCCATCAACAAACCTTTCAATGCTATCTAACTCCACCACTCTACCCTCTTTTAAAGAAGTTTTCATGGAAGGAGCGCCCTCAGGTTCTATCCCGATGATTTTCGTATTTGGTGAGAGTTTTTTAAACATTGAAGAAATACCAGCTAGCAATCCGCCACCACCCAGGGGTGCAAAAATATAATCTACAGGTGTGGCAGCCTGCTCCAGAATTTCCAGAGCGATAGTCGCCTGTCCTTCTATCACTTTCTCGTCATCAAAAGGATGGATAAAGACCATCCCCTGTTCATGCATTTGCTTCATGGCACTCTTAAAAGAATCATCGTAAGTATCTCCTTTAAGAACTACCTCAACCCACTCTCCACCAAACATCTCCGTTTGTTCTACCTTTTGCTTTGGCGTGGTACCAGGCATATAAATCACCCCTTTTACCTTTAGTTTATTGCAGGCAAAAGCCACTCCCTGGGCGTGGTTACCGGCACTGGCGCAAATAACCCCTTTTTTGAGTTGTTCTGGTGGCAAACTGGAAATCTTATTATATGCCCCTCGAATTTTATACGACCTTACCTGCTGGAGGTCCTCTCTTTTAAGCATAACGTTTGCCTGAAAGCGATTACTATAGGTAAAAGATTCGGCCAAAGGAGTTTTTAAAACAACTTTCGAAATTCTTTCAGCAGCTTGTTTAACTGCTTCTACAGTGGGTTTATATATTTTATCCTTTTCCAGCAGCGTATCCATTATGCGTATATTTTCTTCATTGCGGTCATTGCAGTTCTTAATCTCGCTCCAACTTTTTCAACCGGATGACTTCTAAGATCATCATTCACGTGTATCAATTTCTGGTTATCCACACCATTACAATCTGTTCCAAATTTCTTCCCGGCAACTTCCGGTTCAAGTGAGTTTACATAATCTTTCACCAATGGTTTTGCAGCATGATCAAATAAATAACAACCGTATTCAGCAGTATCTGAAATCACACGATTCATCTCGTATAATTTCTTTCTGGCAATGGTATTGGCTATAAGCGGAGTTTCATGAAGTGATTCATAATAAGCCGATTCTTCAATTATCCCGGCTTCCACCATCGTTTCAAAGGCCAGCTCTACACCTGCCCTTACAAAGGCCACCATCAGCACACCTTTATCAAAATATTCCTGCTCTTTGATCTCTTCTGAAGTGGCTTCAGTTTTTTCAAAAGCGGTATTCTCTGTTTCGGCACGCCAGGTGAGTAATTCTTTATCATCATTTGCCCAGTCACGCATCATTCGACTGCTGAATTCTCCTGAAATTATATCATCCATATGTTTCTGAAAAAGCGGACGCATTTTCTCTTTAAGTTCTTCAGCAATTTCATTCGCTCTAAGCTTTGCAGGATTTGAAAGCCTGTCCATCATATTGGTTATTCCACCATGTTTCAGGGCTTCAGTAATTGTTTCCCATCCATACTGGATAAGTTTTGCAGCATAATTTGGCTCCACACCATCTGCAACCATTTTATCGAAAGTTAAGATCGATCCTGTTTGAAGAACTCCACAAAGCATTGTTTGTTCCCCCATTAGGTCAGATTTTACTTCAGCAACAAAAGAAGATTCCAGTACTCCGGCCCTGTGACCACCTGTAGCATACGCATAAGCTTTTGCCCAATCCAGGCCAATTCCATGAGGATCATTTTCCGGATGAACCGCGATAAGAGTCGGCACTCCAAAACCTCTTTTATATTCTTCCCTCACCTCAGTTCCGGGACATTTTGGCGCGACCATAATTACCGTTATATCTTCACGTATCTTCGTTCCTTCTTCCACAATGTTGAAACCATGAGAGTAAGAAAGTACCGCATCTTTTTTGATATGAGGTTGAATCGCCTTGATCACCGAAGTATGTTGTTTATCTGGCGTAAGATTGATAACAAGATCAGCCTTTGGAATAAGCTCCTCATAAGTTCCTACGTTAAAATTATTTTCCGTAGCATTTTTCCAGGACTGTCGCTTTTCTTTAATCGCTCCTTCCCTTAACGCATATGAGATATCGAGTCCGCTATCGCGCATATTGAGCCCCTGATTAAGACCCTGGGCTCCACAGCCTACGATCACAATTTTTTTATCTTTTAGGACAGCCACCTCGTTGCTGAATTCATCCAGCTCCATAAACCTGCAGGTTCCAAGCTGAGCTAATTGATCACGTAAAGAAAGGCTGTTAAAATAGTTGGTCATGATAATGAATTTGTGGTATTAAATTTTTCTAGTATTCCTGATATTGGCATTTCGTTTTTGGTTACCGCTATGGTTCCCGATCTTACAAATTGCATTAATCCGTAAGGTTTGAGTTTTTCGTAAAGCGCATCTACCTCGCTCCGTTTTCCTGTTTTTTCTATTACAAAGAATTTCTTGGTCACAGTTACGATTCGTGCATTCGTTTCTTTTATAAAATCCTGAATATTATGATCGTCCAGAAAATCTTCAGATTTGATTTTATAAAGTGCGGTCTCCTGATATATAGTTTCCACATCTGTATGATAAAAAGCTTTGATCACTTCTATCTGTTTTTCTATCTGGCCTACGATCTTTTTGATCTGCTCTTCAGTTACATTAACAACAATAATAAACCGCATTACTTCATTCACCTCACTTGGTGAAGCAGTAATACTTTCAATATTGATATGTCTTTTCAAAAATATAGCTGCAATCCTGGAAAGTAATCCAAGATTATTCTCGGTATAAATTGAAACTGTATAATTTTTCTTTTCCATTACTCTAATAATATATCTGAAACTGCAGCTCCCGTTGGGATCATTGGGAATACATTTTCTTCCTGTTCAACTTTCACTTCCAGGAAATAAGCTTCGTCGCTTTCCATCATTTCCTCAACTGCATCCTTTAACTGACTTCTTTCGGTAACCTGTTTAGCCTGAATATGATAACCTTTGGCAATGGTTATAAAGTCCGGGTTTACCATGGTGGTTGAAGCATAGCGTTTATCAAAAAACATCTGCTGCCACTGTCTTACCATTCCCAGGAAACCATTATTTAAAAGGACGATTTTCACCGGAACTTTAGTCTGAAAAATAGTTCCTAATTCCTGAATGGTCATTTGATAACCACCGTCCCCTATCACTGCCACAACCTCGCTTTCCGGTTTGGCCATTTTGGCCCCGATAGCTGCTGGCAAGGCGAAGCCCATGGTTCCCAATCCCCCGGAAGTGACATTGCTTCGCGTGCTATTGAATTTAGAATAACGACAGGCTGACATTTGATGCTGACCAACATCTGAAACGATTATGGCATCTCCATTAGATTGATTATTGATCTGCTGAATTACCTCAGCCATGCCCAGGTCTTTCTTGTTGACATCAAGATTTCCTTTAATGACCTTTTCAAATTCAGTTTTATACAGGTCTTTGAACTTTTGATGCCACTCCTTATGAGAATTCTGCTCTAAAAGTTCAAGCAATGCTTTCAGGCTTTCTTTTACATCTCCTAAAACAGGATAATCTGCCTTTACGTTTTTATTTATTTCGGCTGGATCAATTTCAAAATGGATCACTTTTGCCTGTTTTGCGTATTTCTCTAAATTTCCAGTAACCCTATCATCAAAACGCATCCCGATGGCGATCAAAACATCACATTCGTTCGTCAGCATATTAGGGCCGTAGTTCCCATGCATTCCTACCATTCCAACATTCAACGGATGGTCTGTGGGCAATGCGGAAAGTCCTAATATCGTCCAGGCTGCCGGAATTCCAGCTTTTTCAACAACCGCTTTTAAAAGCTCTTCAGCCCCGCCAAGGATCACTCCCTGACCCCAAACGATCATAGGTTTTTTGGCATTATTGATCACCTCTGCAGCTCGTTCTACTTCCAAAAGATTCAAATCAGGATAGGGTTTATAGCTCCTAATTCCCGAACATTTCTTATAACTGAATTCAAGAGAGGCAAACTGCGCATCTTTAGTAATATCTACCAGAACAGGACCCGGTCTCCCGGATTTTGCAATATAAAATGCCTTGGCGATCACTTCAGGAATTTCCTCTGCTTTTGTAACCTGATAGTTCCATTTTGTAATAGGTGTGGAAATACCAACAATATCGGTTTCCTGGAAGGCATCGCTCCCTAACAAATGAGATCCCACCTGCCCGGTGATACATACCATTGGCGTAGAATCTATTTGCGCATCGGCAATTCCCGTAACCAGATTGGTGGCTCCCGGTCCGGAGGTTGCAATCGCAACACCCACTTTCCCTGAAACCCTGGCGTAACCCTGTGCTGCATGTGTAGCTCCCTGTTCATGCCTGGTAAGGACGTGGTGAATTTCTTTCTGATATTTGTACAGTTCATCATAGACAGGCATAATCGCCCCTCCGGGATAACCGTAAATAGTCTCTACACCTTCCTCAAGCAAACATTTGATCACTGCTTCGGCTCCAGAAACCGTGGTGGTTTCCTTTGTGCTTATTTTCTCGAAACTTGCTGTTTTAACCTGCATAATTCACCGTATTAAAATTCATCTGTTACGCAGCCTTCTGAAGCTGATGCTACCGTTTTTGCGTATTTATAGAGTACTCCTCCGTTCACCTTTAAAGCGGGAGCTTTCCAGGCTTCTTTTCTTCTATTTATTTCTTCTGCTGAAAGATGTGCCTCAATAGTATTTTTCTCGGCATTAATACTTATCTCGTCACCATCCTTCAACAGACCAATGAGTCCGCCTTGCTGAGCCTCAGGAGTAATGTGTCCCACCACAAAGCCATGAGTTCCTCCCGAGAACCTTCCGTCGGTGATAAGGGCTACACTTTTCCCTAGTCCGGCGCCCATAATGGCCGAAGTTGGTTTCAGCATTTCTGGCATTCCAGGTCCTCCTTTAGGACCCTCATAGCGAATGACGACCACATCCCCTTTTTGAACCTTGCCCGAAGAAATCCCTTCGTTAGCTTCAAATTCACCATTAAACACTCTTGCTTTTCCTTGAAATTCCAATCCTTCTTTTCCCGTTATTTTGGCAACGGAGCCTTCAGAAGCCAGATTTCCGTATAAAATTCTGATGTGTCCGGTAGCTTTGATAGGTTTTTCGACAGGGTGAATTACATCCTGATCGTCAGGTAATGGCTTTACATTTTCAAGATTTTCGGCAATCGTTTTTCCGGTAACTGTCATACATTCGCCATGAAGCAGTCCTTTTTCAAGCATATATTTCATCACAGCCGGGATTCCTCCAATCCTGTGAATATCTTCCATCAGGTATTTCCCGCTAGGCTTCAAATCTGCCAGGAAAGGCGTTTCCTCACATATTCTTGTAAAATCTTTTAATCCAAAATTGATCTCTGCAGCTTTTGCTATCGCAAGAAAATGAAGTACGGCATTGGTAGAACCACCAAGCACCGTTAATAGTCGAATTGCATTCTCCAGTGATTTTGCGGTCACTATATCTTTTGGTTTTAGATCATTCTCCAGCAAATATTTCATCGCCTCCCCTGCTTTTACACTTTCCTGAGTTTTCTCAGGTCCGGTTGCAGGATTGGAACTGTTGAACGGCAGACTCATCCCTAAAGCTTCGATAGAGGAGGCCATTGTATTTGCAGTATACATCCCTCCACAGGCTCCTGCCCCCGGACAGGCTTTTTCAATTACCTGCTGATATTCTTCTTCCTGCATATCCCCTGAAACTTTTGAGCCCCAGGCTTCAAATGCAGACACCACATCCAGTTTTTTACCATTATGGCAACCGGAAGCGATCGTTCCGCCATACACCAGCACAGAAGGCCTGTTCAGTCTCAACATAGCCATTAAGGCACCGGGCATATTCTTATCGCAACCCACTACAGTAACCAGGCCATCGTAAGACATTCCTCCTACAACAGTTTCCATAGAATCTGCGATTAGATCTCTGGAAGGCAGTGAGAATCGCATTCCCGGCGTTCCCATGGAAATCCCATCACTAACGCCTATTGTATTGAAAATAAGTCCGTTTAAATCGGCATTCTGAGTTCCTTTTTTCACCTCTTTAGCAAGGTCATTAAGGTGCATATTACAGGGATTCCCTTCGTAACCGGTACTCCCAATTCCCACAAAAGGTTTTTTGAGATCTTCTTTATTTAATCCTATAGCGTGAAGCATCGCCTGTGAGGCAGGTTGAGAATCACTTTGTGTTATTGTACTACTATATTTGTTGTTCATTGCTGTTTTATCCATAACTAATTATTAAAATTAATGTCTTGGGGCAGCAGTACGTAATAGGAATAGATAGTTAGATTACTTTCAACTTTATTATTTACAGTTTAAGTGGTTGATATTCAGTATTTTATATAATTTTTAATTACGATAGCTGAAATTTTTTGAGAGAATAGTCAGCCAGATATCAATTATTTAATAATGGTATTTCAGAGAGGGTCGTTTTTCTTTTAAATGTAGAATTCTACGGATTCAATAGGATTTTCATATTTCAAAAAGCCATTTAGTGAATTTTCGATAATTATGTTTTTCTGTGAATCTAAACGGGACTTTTTTTTATGATCTAATAACCGGATGGGAGAGGTAGGAATTACGTAGGATGAATTCTGAAATATTAGAAAGCTTGTCCGGTTCAACACCTGCGATAAATTTTGTCATCCTGAGCGCAGTCGAAGGATAGACAAAAGGCATTTCGACTGCGCTCAATGTGACATAAAATGTATAAGATTTCGTATTTTGGTATCTTTACGGTAGGATTATATTAAAGCTTATGATCAAAGGAGAAAAAGATTCCTCCTTTCGTCAGAATGAAAAGCACAGGTCATTTTGATACGAAGCGCAGCGGAGTGAGAAATCTCTGAAATATTACAGATTAAGATTAGATTTTTCACGCAAGTTGGTTGGATGACAAAGCGCACTTCGACAAGCAAAGCGGGAAAAGATTTAATAGCATAAAATATTATTACATATTTCAGTCAATAACAATGGCTCAAATAACAAATTTTAGAGAGTTGTCATTTCGATACGAAGCGCAGTGAAGTGAGAAATCTCTGAAACATGATTCTAACTTAGAATAGATCTCTCCCGTTGGTCGAGATGACAGCTTGTTATATTATAGATTGGAT contains these protein-coding regions:
- a CDS encoding aspartate aminotransferase family protein translates to MELFDVYPLYDITPVKGEGCYVFDQAGKKYLDLYGGHAVISVGHSHPEYVKSIQDQVSKLAFYSNSIKNPLQQVLADKLEKVSGVKDYSLFLCSSGAEANENALKVASFETGKERVIYFENAFHGRTSGVVSITDNENIKAPFNLNHNVKKLAFNDAESLKSEIEKGDVAAVIFEVIQGVGGLDEADSEFYKKAADLCQKNQVMLIADEVQSGYGRTGDFFAFQKHGIRPDIISMAKGMGNGFPIGGILIDNKIQAKYGMLGTTFGGNHLACAAGISVLDIITKENLMQNASEVSEFVKAEAAKIPQIKKIKGRGLMIGLEFDFEIAALRKELLFEHQIFTGASSNKKLLRILPPLNIRTEHFEVFFDSLKSVL
- the proC gene encoding pyrroline-5-carboxylate reductase, translating into MKIAIIGAGNLGISIAKGLIFSNAFTTLYLSKRKVEDIQDYSEYSKVTVTSDNLEAVRNSDILIFAVQPTQFEKILKEIKGELTDKHVLISTVTGFKIPRMESIVGEEHFIIRSMPNTAIAVGKSMTCLCSNEIGQKRIAIAEAIFNRLGNSIIIPENKMQAATVICASGVAFWMRLIRATTQGAVQLGFDAKDAQELSMQTCLGAASLLIESGKHPEEEIDKVTTPRGCTIEGLNEMEHNGLSSSLIKGIQASFKKINNISDQ
- the argC gene encoding N-acetyl-gamma-glutamyl-phosphate reductase → MIEAGIIGGAGYTAGELIRILLHHPEVNLNFVYSTSQLGKSLYSIHQDLIGDTEIEFTSKINKEADVVFLCLGHGNSKRFLSENKFSEKTKIVDLSTDFRMKANDHSFVYGMPELNQEEIKNANFIANPGCFATAITFAVLPLAKNGLLNDDVHVNAVTGATGAGTSLSATTHFTWRDNNFSAYKSFEHQHLQEIGQSFKQLQSDHTSEINFIPNRGNFSRGIHATAYTKFSGELEDAKKLYSEFYKDAAFTFLTDEELHLKQVVNTNKCLLRLQKFGNKLLITSVIDNLLKGASGQAVQNMNLMFGLEEKMGLNLKAGYF
- a CDS encoding argininosuccinate synthase; this translates as MKKVVIAYSGGLDTSYCAKYLSEEEKFEVHAVSVNTGGFSEEEIKNIGENAKKIGATSYKNIDAVTSFYQKVVKYLIFGNVLKNDTYPLSVSAERIIQAIEIVNYAKKIGAGYIAHGSTGAGNDQVRFDMIFQIIAPEIEIITPIRDKQLTRQEEIEYLKSKGVQMNWDKAKYSVNKGLWGTSVGGAETLTSEKALPEEAYPSQLKDKEPKQLKLSFTKGELTAIEGKENAPEKNIEIFENIASKYAIGRDIHVGDTIIGIKGRVGFEAAAALITIKAHHLLEKHTLSKWQLQHKDYTSTWYGMHLHEGLYLDPVMRDFEAQLQSSQDKVTGDVFVTLKPYHFSLDGISSPNDLMNSNFGNYGEENKAWTADDAKGFIKILSNSGKIYQHVNQDS
- a CDS encoding GNAT family N-acetyltransferase; translation: MKILIANKSHAFYAEIICNTIEESAKVRGTGIARRTPEYIIDKMEKGNAVIALEGEKFAGFCYIETWSHEKYVANSGLIVHPDYRNHGLAKEIKEVIFEHSRTKYPGSKIFGITTGLAVMKINYELGYQPVTFSELTDDETFWKGCQGCKNYDILTRTERKMCLCTGMLYDPDKKKETKKERKPKSSFNDKAFKRLKHIKQTLFYKKEK
- the ilvA gene encoding threonine ammonia-lyase IlvA gives rise to the protein MDTLLEKDKIYKPTVEAVKQAAERISKVVLKTPLAESFTYSNRFQANVMLKREDLQQVRSYKIRGAYNKISSLPPEQLKKGVICASAGNHAQGVAFACNKLKVKGVIYMPGTTPKQKVEQTEMFGGEWVEVVLKGDTYDDSFKSAMKQMHEQGMVFIHPFDDEKVIEGQATIALEILEQAATPVDYIFAPLGGGGLLAGISSMFKKLSPNTKIIGIEPEGAPSMKTSLKEGRVVELDSIERFVDGASVQKVGARNFAICRENLDEMITVPEGKICQTILDLYNQDAIVVEPAGAMSICALDFYAEEIKGKNVVCIVSGSNNDITRTAEIKERALLYAGLKHYFIITFPQRAGALKEFVAKVLGPNDDITHFEYSKKHHRENGPAVVGIELKDPNDFNPLVERMKKKNFYGEYLNDNPNLFQFLI
- the ilvC gene encoding ketol-acid reductoisomerase, encoding MTNYFNSLSLRDQLAQLGTCRFMELDEFSNEVAVLKDKKIVIVGCGAQGLNQGLNMRDSGLDISYALREGAIKEKRQSWKNATENNFNVGTYEELIPKADLVINLTPDKQHTSVIKAIQPHIKKDAVLSYSHGFNIVEEGTKIREDITVIMVAPKCPGTEVREEYKRGFGVPTLIAVHPENDPHGIGLDWAKAYAYATGGHRAGVLESSFVAEVKSDLMGEQTMLCGVLQTGSILTFDKMVADGVEPNYAAKLIQYGWETITEALKHGGITNMMDRLSNPAKLRANEIAEELKEKMRPLFQKHMDDIISGEFSSRMMRDWANDDKELLTWRAETENTAFEKTEATSEEIKEQEYFDKGVLMVAFVRAGVELAFETMVEAGIIEESAYYESLHETPLIANTIARKKLYEMNRVISDTAEYGCYLFDHAAKPLVKDYVNSLEPEVAGKKFGTDCNGVDNQKLIHVNDDLRSHPVEKVGARLRTAMTAMKKIYA
- the ilvN gene encoding acetolactate synthase small subunit: MEKKNYTVSIYTENNLGLLSRIAAIFLKRHINIESITASPSEVNEVMRFIIVVNVTEEQIKKIVGQIEKQIEVIKAFYHTDVETIYQETALYKIKSEDFLDDHNIQDFIKETNARIVTVTKKFFVIEKTGKRSEVDALYEKLKPYGLMQFVRSGTIAVTKNEMPISGILEKFNTTNSLS